The DNA sequence TAAAATCAGACAATTATCAATGTTATCTTCCAACCGGTCTGATTGAGCAGCGCCTGACAGGTTGAAAAATAGTTTTAATGGCGCTATATTTTGACTTCGTCATCATTGAACCCGGAATCCGTAAAAATATAGAATTTTTACGGACGGTTTGATTACTATAGCCTAAAGAAAAGCGCGCTTTGTGTCAAGGGAAAAGGATGGTTCCGAATTTTTCACGAGCCTGATTGGGACTGACATCCCAATTTTTCGTCTATTGAAGGAGTCCAATGACACCAACCCCTATCCGGATAGACGTCGCCGTAGCCCTGCCGGTATATCATACGTTTACGTATAACGTTCCTGAAAATCTTGCACCGCTGACATCGGTCGGGAAAAGAGTGCTGGTTCCTTTTGGCCGGCGCCGGGTAACAGGATATATGCTGGGTTATAGCCAAGACGATCCTCAGAAAGATATTAAAATCATACTGGATGTCCTTGATGAAACGCCGCTGTTTCCGTTGTCCATGATACCGTTTTTAAGGTGGATTGCGGATTACTACGTGCATCCGATTGGTGAGGTTATTAAAAATGCTCTGCCCGGCGGCATCAATCTTTATGATTTTGTTTCGATCGCCATTACCCAA is a window from the Candidatus Desulfatibia profunda genome containing:
- a CDS encoding primosomal protein N', which encodes MTPTPIRIDVAVALPVYHTFTYNVPENLAPLTSVGKRVLVPFGRRRVTGYMLGYSQDDPQKDIKIILDVLDETPLFPLSMIPFLRWIADYYVHPIGEVIKNALPGGINLYDFVSIAITQ